Proteins encoded together in one Palaemon carinicauda isolate YSFRI2023 chromosome 45, ASM3689809v2, whole genome shotgun sequence window:
- the LOC137634936 gene encoding mitochondrial import inner membrane translocase subunit Tim9-like, which translates to MADIDMSSMSDQIQAEVQVKQFRDFLVQYNKLSENCFNDCVWDFTSRNIRSNEGDCVQNCVEKYTKVTQRISERFQEIQMLSNENALAASQKLGKMPAI; encoded by the exons ATGGCGGACATAGATATGTCATCAATGAGTGATCAGATTCAAGCAGAAGTTCAGGTGAAGCAGTTTAGGGATTTTCTAGTTCAATATAATAAGTTGAGTGAAAATTGCTTCAATGATTGCGTTTGGGACTTCACATCCAGGAATATTAGAAGTAATGAGGGAGATTGTGTACAAAATTGTGTCGAAAAATATACAAAG GTAACACAACGAATATCTGAGAGGTTCCAAGAAATTCAGATGCTTTCCAATGAAAATGCATTAGCCGCATCGCAAAAACTTGGGAAGATGCCTGCAATTTGA